The stretch of DNA GGATataaattccatttaaaaatctGCTGTTGAAACTATGAGCTAATAAGGCTTTCTCACCAAGGATCACAATAAAGGCAAGGGGAATTGTTAGGGTAAAGTTTATCAGGGCATATTTAGGGAAGATTGGCTTAACATGTCTGAAGGAAGAACTGTATAGTGACTGACATGTGGTGAAATAGCAGTTGCTAAGCTCTCCCAAGCATAGGAAGCATGACTGACACTAACAAAAGCAAAGATATATCTCTCTTCAGCCCAGGCTGCTGCTCTTAACTCAATAACATGGATTAAATGTGATTCTGTTGGAGCACTGATATTCAATCTCAACCACCTGCTGTGGCTGAAAAACCTAGTATTGTGAGCACCAAATATTCAAGTAATGAGTGTGCTCCCTTACATaatgacttacaatttttttgtgcATTGTAGCCCCCACTCCTTTATCAAACTTTCACAGGGTAGCTGTGATGAGAGAATGCATTTTGACGCTCATTGCCCAAGTTGGATTGATCAGGATTTGAACTTGGTTTCCCCAATATCTAAACCCAACGTAAGTTaagggagaacctgtggctctccaggtgttgctgaattcccatcagccctagccagtatggccagtggtcagagatgatggaagttggagcccagGGACAAATGGTAGACTAGGTGCATGCCCCCTATACTAGCAGTTGGGATTTATATTTTACTAAGGTGTACACATTACACATTTTAGCTAGTTtcttgaaaattaaaactaattgCACTTATGAGGCTTTGAATCTGGCAAAATAGCCCTTGCAGACCATATGTCCCATATACCACTTTTTGTTTTTATAGGTTTAAGTAACTacctcttttctctttctgtcttatAGAATCCAACCGTCATCATGTCAAGCAAAAGGGCAAAGACCAAGACCACAAAGAAGCGCCCTCAGCGTGCCACTTCCAATGTGTTTGCTATGTTTGATCAATCACAGATTCAAGAATTCAAAGAGGCATTCAACATGATTGATCAAAACAGAGATGGTTTCATTGACAAAGAAGACCTGCATGATATGCTTGCTTCACTTggtaattatttttctcctttcagtTATGTTGTTTCTCTGTTGAGAGGGAAATTCACTTTGTTTCCCAGATATTGCGCTAGGATTTTTTACCTTAACATTTGAGACCTGTATAATGAATTAACATTAATTCTGTAAATGATAGTATATAGATcatctttaaaatatgtatatttgaTTTGCAGGGAAGAATCCAACTGATGAATATCTAGATGCTATGATGAATGAGGCTCCAGGACCAATAAACTTCACAATGTTTCTCACAATGTTTGGAGAGAAATTAAATGGCACTGATCCAGAAGATGTAATCAGGAATGCCTTTGCTTGCTTTGATGAAGAAGCAACAGGTGAGAACTTAAAAACCCAAGATAACTTCTTTGGTTTTGATCTTCACTATGAACATGTATTTatgattaaaatataaaatgtactTGAGAGAAATGACACACTTGCAACATGTATCAGTTAAACATAaattttgacaaattcatggaaggtaaGGATGCCAATGGCTACTGGTCATGTTGGCTATGTAGTACAGGaatgggcagacttcaggcttttGAGTTCTACTGTGTTTTCTTTACTAACACCTTAAGGTCACCAATTAGATGCATTATGTTTGCTCGGGAGTGCAGCCAGTCACTTACAGCATCCAATGAGCCATACACTGGGATTGCCTGCACATACAGGTACAACTCTACAACTGAGTTACTACAGAACAGGGGTTCTAACACCCTGATTTAGAAAGGGAAAAATATGTTTTGTCACTAGAAACCCCATGTTGATCTGCTGCAAATCATGCAGAGATCTACCAGCAGATCCTGATccactttctccccacccctctagtatcagagacagtatgcttctgaataccagttgctgggaatcagaggTAGGTTAGGGCTATTGCACTGAATTCCTACATCTGGGCTTCTCATATGTGTTTGCTTagttactgtgagaacagaatactggactagatgggtctttgatcTGATCTGGCAatgctcttttttattttcagtagTAGAAAGCCTCCATGGAATGGACAAGTTGATAGCTACAAATCAGGGCTGTGAATGATGTTGTCTTTGGAACAACTAAGAAGCAAAAGACTTCTGAGCCTAAATTAATATTCAAAGGGGGGGACTTTAAAAGTCCTTGGTGGTGCATATACCTCACAGGATTAATATTATTTGTTCTTTATATATGTCCCAAAAGCTTTATGATGAACTAATACAGTCTGAAATACCTTATTTCAAGAGCTTTCATCTTAACATTATTGAAATGGAAATCCTTTTCAgtcattgtggggtggggagtcctGGTGCGGAACTGAGGTACATTACAGAAAATGACTACAAGGTGAAAGGTCTGATCTCAAATCAGTGGCAGCTCATGTCCCATACTATCCTTTTACAGCTCCTTGCATTTGTTCAGATGCATTATTGCATCCTCAATGCTACATAGTATAGAATTGGTGGCTATTATAAATTTTGTTAATATTATTgtgattgttattattaaaccAAGAATGGAACAGAATTCaaaaacaatacaacaacaaTGCTAAGCAGCGAAGAGCTAACATAAGTGGGTACATGACAGGCAGAAATGTGGTTGGTGACCCCAACACACATTACTAATGCTGGTAAAATGCTATTTTTTCACATGGTTCCTCTACCTGAAGTCAGAGGGCAGGGATCTCCTGGTCATAGAAATATTTTTGATTAGGATTGGCTGAGCAGTGCAGAGCGCTGATTTGCCAGAACATGAGGCTTGCACAAATGTTTCTGGAGTCTCTCCTAGCTGAAATGGAAGGCTATAATTATGTGGGGGACAAAAAAAAGTGTGGTTCTGACATTTGGGACAGGGGGAAACTACTTAAATTTTTACTTTGCCCCAGTAGACTTAGTGCATGAGCCTCTACTCTCTAACCCCAAGGTTGCAAGGATAGCTGATAATCTTGGTGTCAGAAAGGCTATCACTGACACAATCCTAGCATGTGAGTCCTTCTCTCTGCTTGCATTTATGCAAATAGATTTTGAAAACAGCCAGTGAAATTAAAggagaaaatgtatttaaatcctttctttttagCCATAATGTTTGCTATGGAGATTTAAATGCTAGACTATTACTATATTAGTTAAGTATTGATAGCTATAGTGTTTTCAGGTAGCCATTCCCTTGTTTTTTGAATACAGTAATTTAATTGTATGGCCTAACTATTACTATATCAGTGGAATGTTTCTAGAT from Zootoca vivipara chromosome 8, rZooViv1.1, whole genome shotgun sequence encodes:
- the MYL12B gene encoding myosin regulatory light chain 12B isoform X1, with the protein product MNPTVIMSSKRAKTKTTKKRPQRATSNVFAMFDQSQIQEFKEAFNMIDQNRDGFIDKEDLHDMLASLGKNPTDEYLDAMMNEAPGPINFTMFLTMFGEKLNGTDPEDVIRNAFACFDEEATGFIQEDYLRELLTTMGDRFTDEEVDELFREAPIDKKGNFNYIEFTRILKHGAKDKDD
- the MYL12B gene encoding myosin regulatory light chain 12B isoform X2 — encoded protein: MSSKRAKTKTTKKRPQRATSNVFAMFDQSQIQEFKEAFNMIDQNRDGFIDKEDLHDMLASLGKNPTDEYLDAMMNEAPGPINFTMFLTMFGEKLNGTDPEDVIRNAFACFDEEATGFIQEDYLRELLTTMGDRFTDEEVDELFREAPIDKKGNFNYIEFTRILKHGAKDKDD